A single genomic interval of Lucilia cuprina isolate Lc7/37 chromosome 2, ASM2204524v1, whole genome shotgun sequence harbors:
- the LOC111689330 gene encoding DNA damage-regulated autophagy modulator protein 2, whose amino-acid sequence MSKVYLIPVAVFLIFQVTFIGTYIAAVLQGHVVPTVPYISDAATYSPESCVFGQLINIGSVLLGITIYIRYRQILQLFEHHSDLGNNLLRYNRLAVWFGLASCLGISVVGNFQETNVRIVHFIGAFCCFGFGTLYFWMQALISYMVYPIAGTKRYAHIRLGMAVCCTILFILLAVTGVMSHILFKGLNPRKWYPSDGGWYFHVISSVSEWIIATVFSFYILTFTDEFRDVDIDHPQLHLISYSLSLQ is encoded by the exons atgtcaaaagtttatttaataccCGTTGCggtatttctaatttttcaagTTACTTTTATCGGGAC TTATATAGCGGCAGTTTTACAAGGTCATGTTGTACCTACAGTTCCTTACATTAGTGACGCGGCCACCTATTCTCCGGAAAGTTGTGTTTTTGGTCAACTGATTAATATCGGCAGTGTATTGC TGGGAATAACCATTTATATCCGCTACCGACAAATTCTTCAATTATTTGAACATCATTCCGACTTGGGTAACAATTTGTTACGCTACAATCGTTTGGCAGTATGGTTTGGTTTGGCGTCTTGTTTAGGCATTAGCGTCGTGGGTAATTTCCAAGAAACAAATGTTCGTATTGTTCACTTTATAGGAGCGTTTTGTTGTTTTGGTTTTGGTACCCTTTACTTTTGGATGCAAGCATTAATATCGTACATGGTATATCCCATTGCGGGTACAAAGAGATATGCTCATATACGCTTAGGCATGGCAGTGTGCTGCACTATATTGTTCATCTTATTGGCCGTGACTGGAGTCATGTCCCACATACTATTTAAGGGCTTAAATCCGCGAAAATg GTATCCATCTGATGGTGGTTGGTACTTCCACGTTATTAGTTCCGTCTCGGAATGGATAATTGCGACTGTATTCTCCTTTTATATACTTACATTTACAGATGAATTTCGTGATGTTGACATCGACCACCCACAGTtacatttaatttcttattcttTATCTTTACAatag